DNA from Toxoplasma gondii ME49 chromosome X, whole genome shotgun sequence:
CTCCGTGAAAAGTTCAGAACGTTTCGGAACGAAGTCCGTGGAAGGAAGTGAAGACGTCAGACTTCTGGAAGTGATATTTTagtgttctgtctctgtggtgTTTCAGCTTCTGTGTTGACGGTGGACAGCCGAGCGGCGTCTCTCAGGCTGCTGctgccgcatgcagcttctCAGTTTCTGCCCACTCAGGTCCAGCTTCGGCGAGAGGACTACCACCCTCTTCggtcgttttctgcttctccaacCGACGCCGAATCTGCTCTCgaaccgaagaagaagagtcccTTTGCCTTCGTGCGTCATCCGCTGCGCCTGACTAGCCAGGCAAGCACCAGCGTAGGGCCGAGCCTGCCCTTCACGTGGATGTACACCTCAGACAGCGAGCAACTGTCGCCAGAGCATGTGCAGGCGAAGCGCTGGCAGTTGCTGAGGCCTGGAGATCACTTGCGAGTCCGCGTCGCGCGAGCTGAAGTTCCAGATGGACGGAGCTTCGTCGCCGAGCACCCCGCGGCGCtgcgagaaacggaaacagaagagagacggggaaacggagaggggagaaacgcgtatgcggaaggtgaagagacacctggagaaagagccaaaaaagagacacgagacgagaacacagaggagacagaaggaaagaaagacggagaTGAAAGAACAGGACGaggcgaacaagaagaagagaagagagaagaggagaacctGCGGTTCGGGAGTgggggaggaaagaaaggaaagaagaggggaatTTCCCTCCGCATAGCTTTTGGATGGCCGCCCGCagaggcaaaagaagaactggaaaacTGGCGACAAGTCAAGGCGGAAGCGGAGAGGCGACTAGGAGAGAACGGCAGAAAGAACGTTACGGGAGAAAGACTCAAAGCCGGCCTGGAGAAACTGTGAGGCAGACTCCAGACTGATTTCGAGGATATTTCCTCTGGAAAAAACAGGTTCCCAGGAGGCTTGGAAACACACACGGGACATCCATGCGCCGCATCCCAGCGGTTGAGATTCAACTGACAGTCCGATTCGACGCACAGTCTATCGATCTACTTTATATCTATTAGTGGACATCCGTTTATATCCGTGTCAGtctctctatatatgtatacaccTATATGTACCTACAACTGTATGTGCGTATATATTCCTGTATAAATCtacaaatgtatatatatatatatatatacatttgaTGAAGATATtcgcatgcatacatgtatgcatgtatctaCTTTTACCTACCACGTGAATGAGGTCATGAATGAgtgaggaaggaaggcgTTTCAGCTCGCTTCCGTTCAAGGGCAGGAGGGGGTTGTTTTTCGGAGAGCGTCAGAAATTGGGGATGTTTCCCCTGCGAGGCAGGAAGGAGTTCGGATCCgtcgcgtctttcttcctttgaATCCAGGATTTGCGTCTCTCACTTTCTGCTTTGCTCGCCAGAATCCACCAAGACATCGCTTGGGCGCTGCCGCGGCTGTCGCCGTTGGAGGTGACGTCGTACTTGCCAGCACACCTGACTTCTCCACGCCTCCATCCTCACCCCTCGGAGACGCTGGATGCGAAGAGACGCCGCGGACCTTCGTCCCTGctgcaggagaagaaagcgctTCTCGAGGAAATCCGGAAGACTCAGAGTGAAGAGAGGTCGAGCGAAACGCGttcgcgagaaaacgcaccCGAGGGCGGTGCCAGAGACGCCGATTCAGCAGGCGGATCTGCGGattcgggtgtacagacacccgagaggGACCGCGGCGTTTCAAGCtccggtgtacagacacccgagcaAGACTGGATTCCGCCCTTGAAGCCTCCGTCGCGCCAGCCCCATCGCTCCCGCATCATTGGAATTTTGAACGACTTTCTGCTGGTTGAGGTGGACGTTGCCAAGAGGGAACGCGCGAAAGGGGAGACGGGGaccgacgaaggagagggcgaggaaacgaagagaaactcgaaTGGAGAAGATGGCGAATCGCATacgagagagcaggagggaAAGGGGAAAGATACACTCGTCGCGCTCCTCCCCATAGAGGAATTCGGTCACATCCTTGAATGGGTCCGCCACCGTGAgaaggtgtacatacaccgcaaCACCTTCACCTACGGCCTCACGATGCGAGGGAACAAGCCTTGGGAAGGATTTAGGTTTGCAGAAGATGAAAAGACAGGCCGCAACGACGAACTCGAGAGTACGCGTCGAATCGCTGATCTCTGGCAGCCCAAGCGAAGGTTTTCGCTGGCGTTcgtcttgcatgcagccgccgATATATAGTGCCTTTGTTCGAGTGTTCACATGCACCTCAAAGGTTGCTCACTCGGTACCGTCAAGAACATGTCGCAGATTCTGAACTTCTGTTACAAAAGATGACTATAGAAACACATACAGATTCGtttttgtgcatgcgtttacTCGCGTATCTACATAGTTCCtcgatgtatatatatatatatctacatgtTCAACCACAGTCAAGAATCCATTCTTGCATCCGTTTTCGTATTTGTCTCAATGCACCTGTACGGTGGGAGGAAGTCGCCGAGCATGCGGTGACTGAGCCCTGCGCCGacatgtctctctgtttcgttctctctttttcaggCAAGGCGCCGCCATCGTCGATCGATCTATACTTCTCCTGCGTCCAGAAGTTTCCGCTCGATCTGGATTTTCCTGCAACTTCTTCGCTGACTGCCTTCCTGCCTCCGATTCGAGGCCCGCCGCGCTGCCCCGCTGCTGGCGCCCTCGCGAAGGTCGGCACCCAGGCTGTTCTAGAAACGGCCAACTACCTCTtcaactcttcttcttctccctcttccactctgccttctgcttcttcttcttctgcttcttctttgtcttcttcttcttcttctttgtcttcttcttctttgcctttccttcctctgccgAGCACTCCGTGGCGTCCGCCGTGGATAGTGGTGATGTCGGCGCACCCGCCGATCCCTGCGGAGGTGGCGTACATGCTGTTTTTCCACCAGCCGCCGAATCACCTGCGTGCAGAGGTCGAGAAGTTCCACCGGTTCATGGAGGAGCAAGAGCGCGAGCACCTCGCCGACACACTCGCGCTGTACAAGCCGTACGGCGCAGAGGGCAAGCATGCGCTCGAGCGGTGGCACAGAGCTCACAGACAGAGTTTGCGGCAGCGACAGACTGCGGGGTTTCCTTGGTGGGAGGAACGAGGCGAGGCCGCGCGCGAAGCCGAGCTCCAGAACATCCTCGGCTACTACCAGTACAAGAAACTTCTCCTTGCCCGCGAGTATGCCAAGGAAGAAACTGCTctcgaacgcatgcacaacaTCGTCTTCGTAGATCGACACGGAGACGCACTCGAGGACATCACCCGTAAGAGCCGCAAGCAAAAGACGAATCGGGGGGAGAAGAATGCAtcgaaggggagaggagggctggagagcgagagagtaACGCAGAAAGGCGGAAGCGCGGAACAccggaaagcgagaggaaactctGAATTCAAGAACAGGAAAAATGTGGCTGTCAGTGTGCGCCGTTTTTTTTTTCACTCCACACCCTCAGTGCCTTTTCAACAGCAGGGGCACAATTCCTctgctgtatgtacacctaGAGATTTCCCTTTCTGTGGGGATGGGGATtcattatatatatgtctccatatatatatatatatatatatatatatatatgtatatgtatatatatatatgcgtatatatgtatgcatatatgtgtacgtATTTCTGTTTTGGTGCATGTACAGTGCATTTTCATGGTTCGTTCTAGATGTCAGCTCTGGCGCGTGACGTCTCTGCAGGGAGGGGCGCAACCCTCCGGTTCGTACGTTCGCTCGAGACAAGCGCAGATTTGTTACTGCGTGTCTTTACTTTTTTTTATTCACCCTTTCCTgtttgctgcatgcgggtggcggcttcctttctttgctCAGACTGGCTTTTGGACGAGAGGAAATCTCGCCTGACTCCAAAGTTCGTGAAGCAATTCGTGGAGGACATCCAGGACCGATGCGCCGTGCTGCGGCGCCTCGACCTCACAGAGGTCCGCGGACGCTCGAAGAGCGGGAGAAACTGGCGAGAGCAAAGAGACTCGAAACGAGGGAGATCGGGAACCGGGAGAAAGCGTGGTTGTACTGTAAATGTATCCTAGATATTTTACATAAAATTGACACAAATACATTTATATAGAGGTAGTATTGTACGAAAcagccatatatatatatatatatatatgtcatGTAAAAACCACACCAATCAACTATAAATCTTTGCATACAgctatatctatatatctatatatatatatatatatatatatatgtatgtatatgttgtTGAGACGACATGAAGGTATACAGAACAAATAAGTAAATAGCCTCTCTGTGTAGTGTCTCTTTATtcacgcgtttctctggacGCGACAAGACTGCGCGCGTCATTGTTTCTGTCCGGTGAAACAGGAGCCCCGTCAGGTGCTTCAGACGCTTTGTCTCGACGCTCGTTTCTCCGCGAAGCCTTCGCCCACGCTGTCGCTG
Protein-coding regions in this window:
- a CDS encoding hypothetical protein (encoded by transcript TGME49_215690~Predicted trans-membrane domain (TMHMM2.0):29-52) → MHPRGRIRVLCASSVVPAPPLSRRHRWRQFFSSLLSAWFFFVFTFGVSLILIGRGAAASLLSRAPSWGGPLVSIHPRRSVDGSASRSAAAYSDFSSRQPVRDHSSFGDERLGNDFCSSRRGSLRFPVPLRKTFSSPSLTFQSLTVSLPSSPSVPTSPHSSSSAFKSSHIFALPFSSSSASSTPSTASSPLSPTASPPLSSTSFSSFSFVPLSSLYLRSSSRWSRRPRGKEKTSWGSSLRLAPTSGDVEDDGDDLRFPPPPPPSSSRPVSSQVVAALGISPDLSEADVRASQGRKAFEDARRKSSRPDGRRTAPAKKGLPESATKPPLFAESASHPRRRPSSMRPPPRLSPSSSLSPLSYRAVPSPSPQSAVPSSSPSSLAAASPVEQSAEACSTSGSQRRGDPRRRVLGEKATEAERGGRKRESFRSEKEARGKGGADEKGDKGEESKESKESKDSRPTMEECVELLEWLVAENVEIDASVLTVDSRAASLRLLLPHAASQFLPTQVQLRREDYHPLRSFSASPTDAESALEPKKKSPFAFVRHPLRLTSQASTSVGPSLPFTWMYTSDSEQLSPEHVQAKRWQLLRPGDHLRVRVARAEVPDGRSFVAEHPAALRETETEERRGNGEGRNAYAEGEETPGERAKKETRDENTEETEGKKDGDERTGRGEQEEEKREEENLRFGSGGGKKGKKRGISLRIAFGWPPAEAKEELENWRQVKAEAERRLGENGRKNVTGERLKAGLEKLIHQDIAWALPRLSPLEVTSYLPAHLTSPRLHPHPSETLDAKRRRGPSSLLQEKKALLEEIRKTQSEERSSETRSRENAPEGGARDADSAGGSADSGVQTPERDRGVSSSGVQTPEQDWIPPLKPPSRQPHRSRIIGILNDFLLVEVDVAKRERAKGETGTDEGEGEETKRNSNGEDGESHTREQEGKGKDTLVALLPIEEFGHILEWVRHREKVYIHRNTFTYGLTMRGNKPWEGFRFAEDEKTGRNDELESKAPPSSIDLYFSCVQKFPLDLDFPATSSLTAFLPPIRGPPRCPAAGALAKVGTQAVLETANYLFNSSSSPSSTLPSASSSSASSLSSSSSSLSSSSLPFLPLPSTPWRPPWIVVMSAHPPIPAEVAYMLFFHQPPNHLRAEVEKFHRFMEEQEREHLADTLALYKPYGAEGKHALERWHRAHRQSLRQRQTAGFPWWEERGEAAREAELQNILGYYQYKKLLLAREYAKEETALERMHNIVFVDRHGDALEDITHWLLDERKSRLTPKFVKQFVEDIQDRCAVLRRLDLTEPLRTLIREKERLQAADVSALPLLTKRKELLTRKHRPVSRARVEAAVDIHPEARLRLLQLLDLNVPFMDPIAWMLKIHQEKRQRASGDPFSPPLWEMFLLHARVNLQKAAPPDDVPTYEAWQKAEGAGRRRSKRTVDGPAKHVVDPVEAMIDQLPEGAADFLRDSQDAAVGSQTLRNLQRDLASALLPRASRREGMMDDFVSIKDLHPELPELSELAGGKAANQRCEVFLPLTDAVAGAEGTVVGEREGEGEEA